The following proteins are encoded in a genomic region of Brachypodium distachyon strain Bd21 chromosome 1, Brachypodium_distachyon_v3.0, whole genome shotgun sequence:
- the LOC100842089 gene encoding protein POLLEN DEFECTIVE IN GUIDANCE 1, giving the protein MSLRSSDRKLSFELLATDLDDDDLDGLSPRSLPESSSDGQRRRRRRAKRKQGFQSPPIVEEEPRVDRDAAAAAFRVTDLMSVVEKVCQSSDAERSVASRVTYVGVELRQRSVSGNGRVVAAPAEDATSSCGSSARESAAAAAAVADVTDAACRPEVNGDVKKLQKEESLDWEKFMKENSNILGEVERLDNSPFRYFIGELYSGNSLRSTIAVGNDKKRQRVYNTMFHVPWRCERLIVAGFFVCLDSFLSLLTIMPARIVMTVWRVLKTRQFLRPNAADLSDYGCFVVLALGVASLQMIDISLIYHVIRGQGTIKLYVVYNVLEIFDKLCQSFGEDVLQVLFNSAEGLSTCSTDNATFELMRFLLDEAIAVVAFVVHSFVLLAQAITLSTCIIAHNNALLALLVSNNFAEIKSNVFKRVSKENLHNLVYYDIIERFHITAFLLFVLAQNILEAEGPWFDSFLVNASLVFMCEVLIDAIKHSFLAKFNEIKPVAYSEFLEDLCKQILNEQSDDRQKDLTFIPLAPACVVIRVLTPVYATLLPVGPFIWRTFWILLWSVLTYFMLAIFKILVGLVLRCLATWYVNLRLTRKQHVD; this is encoded by the exons ATGTCACTCCGATCCAGCGACCGCAAGCTCTCATTCGAGCTCCTCGCTACcgacctcgacgacgacgacctcgaCGGCCTATCCCCCCGCTCCCTCCCCGAGTCCTCCTCCGATGGCCAGCGCCGTCGCAGGAGACGCGCCAAGCGCAAGCAGGGGTTCCAGAGCCCCCCgatcgtggaggaggagccgcgcGTGGACCGcgacgcggccgcggcggcgttcAGGGTAACGGATCTGATGTCCGTCGTGGAGAAGGTGTGCCAGAGCTCGGATGCGGAGAGGTCCGTGGCGAGCCGTGTGACGTACGTTGGGGTGGAGTTGAGGCAGAGGAGCGTCTCAGGGAATGGGAGGGTGGTGGCAGCGCCTGCGGAAGACGCGACCAGCAGCTGCGGAAGCAGCGCACGGGAAAGCGCagcggctgccgcggcggtggCTGATGTGACGGACGCGGCTTGCCGACCTGAGGTGAACGGTGACGTCAAGAAACTGCAGAAGGAGGAGTCGCTGGACTGGGAAAAGTTCATGAAGGAGAATAGCAACATTCTCGGAG AAGTTGAGCGCCTTGACAATTCACCATTCAGATACTTCATTGGAGAATTGTATAGTGGTAATTCACTTAGAAGTACAATAGCAGTGGGTAATGATAAGAAGCGGCAGAGGGTCTACAACACTATGTTTCACGTGCCTTGGAGATGTGAACGG CTAATTGTCGCAGGATTCTTTGTCTGCTTGGATTCTTTTCTGTCTTTGCTCACCATTATGCCTGCAAGAATTGTCATGACAGTTTGGCGAGTGCTGAAAACCAG GCAGTTTCTGCGGCCAAATGCTGCTGACTTATCAGATTATGGATGTTTTGTAGTTCTAGCCCTAGGGGTTGCTTCTTTGCAAATGATAG ATATTAGTTTGATTTACCATGTCATTCGCGGCCAGGGCACGATCAAACTGTATGTGGTATACAATGTACTTGAG ATATTTGACAAACTATGTCAATCATTTGGCGAGGATGTGTTGCAAGTTTTGTTCAACTCAGCTGAGGGACTGTCAACATGTTCAACGGATAATGCAACATTTGAACTGATGCGGTTCCTTTTAGACGAGGCTATTGCTGTCGTTGCATTTG TTGTCCATTCATTTGTCCTGTTAGCCCAAGCTATCACCCTGTCAACATGTATTATTGCCCACAACAATGCACTATTGGCCCTTCTGGTGTCCAACAATTTTGCAGAGATTAAAAGCAACGTATTTAAGCGGGTTAGCAAAGAGAACCTTCACAATTTGGTCTACTATG ACATCATCGAGAGATTTCACATCACAGCATTTCTACTGTTTGTACTAGCTCAGAATATCTTGGAGGCAGAGGGACCATGGTTTGACAGTTTTCTTGTT AATGCCTCTTTGGTATTTATGTGTGAAGTACTTATTGATGCTATTAAGCATTCTTTCCTTGCAAAATTTAATGAGATAAAGCCAGTTGCTTATTCAGAGTTCTTGGAAGACCTATGCAAGCAG ATTTTGAACGAGCAATCTGATGACCGTCAGAAGGATCTAACATTCATCCCCCTAGCCCCTGCTTGTGTT GTAATTCGTGTACTGACTCCAGTGTATGCCACCCTCCTGCCCGTTGGCCCATTCATCTGGAGAACATTCTGGATTTTGCTCTGGTCAGTTCTGACCTACTTTATGCTTGCCATATTCAAGATACTAGTGGGATTGGTACTGCGCTGCCTCGCGACTTGGTATGTAAATCTTCGCCTcacaagaaaacaacatgTGGACTGA